One genomic segment of Sanyastnella coralliicola includes these proteins:
- a CDS encoding competence/damage-inducible protein A codes for MRAEIITIGDEILIGQTVDTNSAWMAKRLNSIGVSVAQITSIADTREHILSSLKEASERADLILMTGGLGPTRDDITKKTLCEYFDTELVMHDDIRERIESYFAGRGIPILEVNRQQAALPAKCMPVENLRGTAQGMWFDHDGTVFVSMPGVPFEMKGIVDNHLLRMIQERFETPHIEHLTMMTQGIGESRLSDMVQDWEDSLEAEGISIAYLPSYTSVKVRLTSIGPDAEAIKAKVRRKADEFISLAGKYVYAEQDEAIQFTLSRLLTDQGLTFASAESCTGGRIASALTAIPGASAYFMGSTIAYHNDIKEGELGVKHETLMVHGAVSEATVREMAEGARSKFGVDYAVATSGVAGPSGGSDEKPVGLVWIAVSSAKGTIAKEFRFGKDRARNIDRAVHMALSMVRDEILG; via the coding sequence ATGCGCGCAGAGATCATCACCATCGGAGATGAGATCCTCATCGGACAAACCGTAGATACCAATTCAGCCTGGATGGCGAAGCGCCTCAATAGCATTGGGGTCAGCGTGGCACAGATCACCAGCATTGCAGATACCAGAGAACACATTCTGTCTTCCTTGAAAGAGGCAAGTGAACGTGCTGATCTGATTTTGATGACGGGTGGATTAGGTCCGACCCGAGATGATATCACCAAGAAGACCTTGTGCGAGTACTTCGATACCGAGTTGGTCATGCACGATGATATTCGTGAGCGTATTGAATCTTATTTCGCTGGTCGCGGAATTCCAATTCTAGAAGTAAACCGTCAACAAGCGGCCTTGCCAGCGAAATGTATGCCGGTAGAAAACCTTCGAGGAACTGCCCAAGGAATGTGGTTTGATCATGACGGAACAGTGTTCGTTTCCATGCCGGGCGTTCCTTTTGAGATGAAAGGAATCGTCGACAATCACCTGTTGCGCATGATTCAAGAGCGCTTTGAGACACCTCACATTGAGCACTTGACAATGATGACGCAAGGAATAGGGGAGAGTCGTTTGTCGGATATGGTGCAAGACTGGGAAGATTCATTGGAGGCTGAAGGGATCAGCATCGCTTACTTGCCTTCATATACCAGCGTGAAGGTGCGCCTGACCTCGATCGGACCTGACGCTGAGGCGATTAAAGCGAAGGTGCGTCGTAAAGCGGATGAGTTTATTTCACTTGCAGGGAAGTACGTCTACGCTGAGCAAGATGAAGCCATTCAGTTCACTTTGTCGCGTCTTTTGACAGATCAAGGTTTGACTTTCGCTAGCGCGGAAAGCTGCACTGGGGGAAGGATTGCTTCTGCCCTAACAGCGATACCTGGTGCCTCAGCTTATTTCATGGGATCAACCATTGCTTACCACAATGACATCAAGGAAGGCGAGCTTGGCGTAAAACACGAAACGCTCATGGTGCACGGAGCAGTAAGTGAGGCCACGGTGCGTGAAATGGCCGAAGGAGCCCGATCAAAATTCGGAGTTGACTACGCCGTAGCGACAAGCGGAGTAGCCGGACCTTCAGGAGGTTCAGATGAAAAACCAGTAGGTCTTGTATGGATTGCCGTAAGCTCAGCTAAAGGAACGATTGCCAAGGAGTTCCGATTCGGAAAAGACCGGGCTAGAAATATAGATCGAGCCGTACACATGGCTTTATCGATGGTAAGGGACGAAATTTTAGGGTAG
- a CDS encoding DUF4197 domain-containing protein, which translates to MKKLLFPFAALLLLSACDTLQDISEVILEEPIATQPALTNAEVISGLKEALKIGAEKAGNLASAADGFYKNELLFIPFPEEAQKVKETAIQYGFESQVEQFEMTLNRAAEEAAKEAAPIFVNAITQMTVADGFAILNGEKDAATKYLKDKTTAELTEKFRPKVSQAIETVNLTAYWEPIITKYNTVNILTGGDDINPDLEAYVTERAIQGLFVHVEAEEAAIRENPQARVTELLEKVFGSLDN; encoded by the coding sequence ATGAAAAAGCTATTGTTTCCTTTTGCCGCACTCCTCCTCCTCTCCGCTTGCGATACACTTCAGGATATTAGTGAAGTGATCTTGGAAGAACCGATTGCCACCCAACCTGCCTTGACCAATGCAGAGGTGATCTCCGGACTAAAAGAAGCGCTGAAGATTGGTGCAGAAAAGGCTGGAAACTTAGCTTCGGCTGCCGATGGTTTCTACAAGAATGAGTTGCTATTCATTCCCTTTCCAGAAGAAGCGCAAAAAGTGAAAGAAACCGCGATTCAATATGGGTTTGAATCACAAGTTGAGCAGTTTGAAATGACCCTGAACCGTGCCGCAGAGGAAGCCGCTAAGGAAGCTGCTCCCATCTTCGTAAACGCTATTACACAGATGACGGTGGCCGATGGATTCGCCATTCTCAATGGAGAAAAAGATGCAGCTACGAAATACCTAAAAGACAAAACGACCGCCGAACTTACCGAGAAGTTTCGTCCGAAAGTTTCCCAAGCCATTGAAACGGTCAACCTCACTGCCTACTGGGAGCCGATCATCACCAAGTACAACACCGTCAATATCTTAACAGGTGGAGATGATATTAATCCAGACCTCGAAGCTTACGTGACAGAGCGCGCAATCCAAGGATTATTCGTCCATGTAGAAGCTGAGGAAGCTGCGATTCGTGAGAATCCACAGGCAAGAGTCACCGAATTGCTGGAGAAAGTATTCGGAAGTCTTGACAATTAA
- a CDS encoding T9SS type A sorting domain-containing protein encodes MKRFYALLLVGLFTMPAFAQNGKAPQLPVEKRIPQPMPEKSYTGDEYIPQVPYDTRPDNELTFSNDREVVISEAVIGITQYDLQSNAAVDNRALLSGDDFRGAWTMSLSSGSFDDRGTGLNEYVDGAWGPEPIDRIESVRIGWPSLIETASGRVLAISHAGIDTPLHVAYRDDSSWEEYDMNLGDLPGHLWPRAAVGGDDGNTIHVICISTPEANGGALYEGQDGAILYFRSTDGGDTWDIENMMFPELNSDNFLGFDGDIYQISARGNQVAFGVFNDLGDSFVMISDDNGDTWSYNSLVDFPVDNYVVDSGLPDDEGDDFDEDGVFQEYFNTDGAGSVLITPDGTVHVFYGEMYYMDADLTDTNFSYFPGVNGLAYWNDTMEENTFETIAYAYDLDESGTWDIDEIALYFVSGSGMPSASHDADGNIYVSYSALMESHSSGVQSYRHIYIVRSEDGGVTWNSDNACNVTPDADFDFYEAVFAAQAPVIDDEIHLIYQRDFEPGLHVRGDEDPIDVNDIVYLGIETDQLLVCDEDPEIEIVSVDEPLQDGDLEIYPNPASDRVNLILNKRGSTTIQIFNMTGQEVFNETVNTSLRVLDVSDFASGVYVIQLTLNGSQLTEKLTIE; translated from the coding sequence ATGAAAAGATTCTATGCACTCTTGTTAGTGGGCCTTTTTACTATGCCAGCCTTTGCGCAAAATGGTAAAGCACCCCAACTACCTGTTGAAAAGCGTATTCCGCAACCAATGCCGGAGAAAAGCTACACCGGCGATGAGTACATCCCTCAAGTACCTTATGACACCCGTCCAGATAACGAGCTGACCTTCTCGAATGACCGTGAAGTTGTCATCTCTGAAGCTGTAATCGGCATCACGCAGTATGACCTTCAAAGTAATGCTGCCGTTGATAACCGTGCACTTCTTTCTGGAGATGATTTTAGAGGCGCTTGGACTATGAGCTTGAGCTCAGGTTCATTCGACGACCGTGGTACGGGATTAAACGAATACGTTGATGGCGCATGGGGACCAGAACCGATCGATCGTATCGAGAGTGTTCGTATTGGTTGGCCATCGCTCATCGAAACTGCTAGTGGACGCGTTCTCGCGATTTCACACGCAGGTATCGACACTCCATTACACGTAGCTTACCGCGACGATTCTTCTTGGGAAGAATACGACATGAACCTCGGTGACCTTCCAGGACACCTTTGGCCGCGTGCTGCGGTTGGTGGAGACGATGGAAACACAATTCACGTGATTTGTATCTCAACTCCTGAAGCCAACGGCGGAGCCCTATACGAAGGACAAGATGGAGCGATCCTTTACTTCCGTTCTACGGATGGTGGAGATACTTGGGATATCGAAAACATGATGTTCCCTGAATTGAACTCTGATAACTTCCTTGGATTCGACGGAGACATCTACCAGATCTCTGCTCGTGGAAATCAGGTAGCCTTCGGTGTATTCAATGACCTTGGAGATAGCTTCGTTATGATCTCTGATGATAATGGAGATACTTGGAGCTACAACAGCTTGGTTGACTTCCCAGTTGACAACTACGTTGTTGATTCTGGTTTGCCAGATGACGAAGGAGACGACTTCGATGAAGACGGCGTTTTCCAAGAGTACTTCAACACGGATGGTGCTGGATCTGTACTCATCACTCCTGACGGTACGGTTCACGTATTCTACGGTGAGATGTACTACATGGATGCTGACTTGACAGATACCAACTTCTCATACTTCCCTGGTGTGAACGGACTAGCTTACTGGAACGACACCATGGAAGAGAACACGTTCGAGACGATTGCTTACGCATACGACCTTGATGAAAGTGGTACTTGGGATATCGATGAGATCGCACTTTACTTCGTTAGTGGATCAGGAATGCCAAGCGCAAGCCACGATGCTGATGGAAACATCTATGTGTCATACAGCGCCTTAATGGAATCACACTCTTCAGGTGTACAGAGCTACCGTCACATTTACATCGTTCGTTCTGAAGACGGCGGTGTAACATGGAACTCTGACAACGCTTGTAACGTGACTCCAGATGCTGATTTCGACTTCTACGAGGCCGTATTCGCAGCACAAGCACCAGTGATTGACGATGAGATTCACTTGATCTACCAACGCGATTTCGAACCAGGTCTACACGTACGTGGAGATGAGGATCCAATCGATGTTAATGACATTGTGTATCTTGGGATTGAAACTGACCAGCTATTGGTTTGTGATGAAGACCCAGAGATCGAGATTGTATCTGTAGATGAACCTCTACAAGATGGTGACCTCGAAATCTACCCGAACCCAGCTTCGGATCGTGTCAACCTCATCCTAAACAAGCGAGGATCTACTACAATCCAGATCTTCAACATGACTGGACAAGAAGTATTCAATGAAACAGTGAATACGAGTCTACGAGTACTAGACGTGTCAGATTTCGCCTCAGGTGTGTACGTTATCCAACTCACACTCAACGGCAGCCAACTCACGGAAAAATTAACAATCGAGTGA
- a CDS encoding transposase, which translates to MKNSLRKSGWKYYTSASYFITINVKPRKPWFGSLTEKGVHLSPIGTIVLDRLQATNEMYSHVSLDHFIIMPDHIHFILQFDPSTDHFAFGNSEFDPQKGNLGNVVNSFKRKTTKLVREIHPSFKWQRNYHDRVIHDHDTLIELRRYIQQKPRRAWERLKG; encoded by the coding sequence ATGAAAAACTCATTAAGAAAAAGCGGATGGAAGTATTATACCTCTGCCTCCTACTTCATTACCATCAATGTCAAACCGAGGAAACCGTGGTTTGGATCACTAACGGAAAAAGGAGTTCATCTTTCTCCAATAGGAACCATCGTTCTTGATCGATTACAAGCGACAAATGAGATGTACTCCCATGTGTCTTTAGACCACTTCATCATTATGCCAGATCACATCCATTTCATTCTTCAATTTGATCCTTCAACCGATCATTTCGCCTTCGGAAACAGTGAATTTGACCCTCAGAAAGGTAATCTTGGAAACGTCGTTAATAGCTTCAAAAGGAAAACAACAAAACTCGTCAGAGAAATTCATCCTTCATTTAAATGGCAAAGGAATTACCATGACAGGGTCATTCATGACCATGACACCCTTATTGAACTTCGCCGATACATTCAACAAAAACCCCGAAGAGCATGGGAACGATTAAAAGGATAA
- a CDS encoding phosphatidylserine decarboxylase family protein — MYLHREGNVILTVWFLFLAALGTVLYFFTPSWLFYVSLPILFGGFLLFAQFFRIPKREVNVGEDHVISPSDGKVVVIEETEEGEYFKDKRIQVSVFMSPLNVHAQWTPIEGEVSYTKYHPGLFLVAWDPKSSTDNERTTLVIKGKKHEILFRQIAGAVARRIKYYIKEGDKVAQGDECGFIKFGSRIDIFLPLDADVQVKIGDKVQGKRTVIAKVK, encoded by the coding sequence ATGTATTTACACCGCGAAGGCAATGTTATTCTGACCGTATGGTTTCTTTTTCTCGCAGCGCTCGGAACTGTACTCTACTTCTTTACACCATCTTGGTTATTCTACGTTTCACTCCCGATTCTTTTCGGAGGATTCCTGCTTTTTGCGCAGTTCTTCCGTATTCCAAAGCGTGAGGTGAATGTAGGTGAAGATCATGTCATCTCACCATCAGACGGAAAAGTGGTAGTTATTGAAGAGACCGAAGAAGGTGAATACTTCAAAGACAAACGAATTCAGGTATCAGTATTCATGTCTCCCCTCAACGTCCACGCTCAATGGACACCTATCGAAGGCGAGGTGAGCTACACGAAGTACCACCCAGGGCTATTCCTTGTAGCCTGGGATCCAAAGTCGTCAACAGACAACGAACGCACCACCTTGGTGATTAAAGGGAAGAAGCATGAGATCCTCTTCCGTCAAATTGCTGGCGCCGTTGCACGACGCATCAAATACTACATCAAAGAGGGCGACAAAGTAGCCCAAGGCGATGAATGCGGATTCATCAAATTCGGAAGCCGCATCGATATCTTCCTTCCTCTAGACGCAGACGTTCAAGTCAAAATTGGCGACAAGGTGCAGGGGAAGCGGACGGTGATTGCGAAGGTTAAGTAA
- a CDS encoding phosphatidate cytidylyltransferase translates to MSNFWQRAITGVFFVIILAASILIDLWTLSGLFFLVTLIGINEYHTILSKGKKPLPSRMMGFFVATICYASSVLAAADIIPTEGMAIGFASIAFLPVVELFRGKTEDAFARVANAFTGQLWITVPFSLLVTASSLGGVYNGWTVLGFFMILWTNDTGAYVTGRTFGRHKLAPKISPGKTIEGFLGGVVLAMVLAWFMGDISGMYSRTQWLVIAAIIGVFSNAGDLVESLLKRSSGVKDSGNLLPGHGGVLDRFDGVLLSIPVILAYLLISNLL, encoded by the coding sequence GTGAGTAACTTCTGGCAACGAGCAATAACTGGAGTGTTCTTTGTGATCATTCTAGCAGCGTCAATCCTCATTGACCTATGGACACTAAGCGGACTATTCTTCTTGGTGACCCTCATCGGGATCAATGAATATCATACCATATTAAGCAAAGGAAAAAAGCCCCTTCCCTCGAGGATGATGGGCTTTTTCGTTGCTACAATCTGTTATGCCTCTTCCGTCTTGGCAGCAGCGGATATCATCCCCACAGAAGGAATGGCCATCGGCTTCGCGAGCATCGCCTTTCTACCCGTAGTTGAATTGTTTCGAGGAAAAACAGAAGATGCCTTTGCACGTGTCGCTAACGCATTCACGGGGCAGTTGTGGATCACGGTTCCATTTTCATTGTTAGTGACCGCTTCGTCGTTAGGAGGCGTGTATAATGGTTGGACAGTCCTCGGCTTCTTCATGATTCTATGGACCAACGATACTGGGGCATATGTAACCGGAAGAACCTTTGGTCGACATAAACTTGCGCCCAAGATCTCTCCAGGAAAAACCATTGAAGGATTTCTTGGTGGGGTAGTCTTAGCCATGGTACTCGCTTGGTTTATGGGTGATATTTCTGGAATGTATTCTCGAACCCAATGGCTCGTAATTGCCGCGATCATAGGCGTATTCTCTAACGCAGGAGACCTTGTGGAAAGCCTACTTAAGCGTTCTTCTGGTGTCAAAGATTCTGGAAACCTACTACCAGGTCACGGAGGAGTTTTGGATCGATTTGATGGAGTATTGCTGTCAATTCCCGTGATCTTGGCATATTTGCTGATCTCAAACCTGCTCTGA
- a CDS encoding putative signal transducing protein — MDGWQRIYSSGNLQYVSLLKHLLESNEIAALILSKQDSAYLFGDHELHVKAEDVIKAVRLIEKHERE, encoded by the coding sequence ATGGACGGTTGGCAGCGCATTTACTCTAGCGGGAATTTGCAGTATGTTTCATTGCTGAAGCACCTACTTGAGAGTAATGAGATTGCCGCCCTTATCCTTAGTAAACAAGATAGTGCGTACCTTTTCGGAGATCATGAACTGCATGTGAAAGCAGAAGACGTGATCAAAGCCGTAAGGCTGATCGAAAAACACGAGCGTGAGTAA
- the ftsH gene encoding ATP-dependent zinc metalloprotease FtsH, with protein sequence MSTEQDKKTPEGNQPKKQMNFYWIYAVIGAVLIAMLMFNSGSNGDDISYAEFRELAEDGKVKRINQTGERVSVFLKPEARDSLQKSKGEDQFLQRIYSGPDYSFYMPPGDEYAKEIKELQRSQNFELVYQPVNDLGQQIFTWVIFLGILIFVWIILMRRLGGGGAGGGQIFNIGKSKAQLFEKGKGTNVNFKDVAGLDGAKEEVQEIVEFLKNPKKYTELGAKIPKGALLVGPPGTGKTLLAKAVAGEAQVPFFSLSGSDFVEMFVGVGASRVRDLFKQAKEKAPAIIFIDEIDAIGRARGKNVNLGSNDERENTLNQLLTEMDGFGTNSGVIILAATNRADILDKALMRAGRFDRQIYVDMPDLNERKAIFEVHLRPIKADTSIDVDFLARQTPGFSGADIANICNEAALIAARKNRDLVTRQDFLDAVDRVIGGLEKKNKIISPREKETIAFHEAGHATVSWLLEHASPLVKVTIVPRGQSLGAAWYLPEERSITTTEQIFDEMCAALGGRAAEEITFGKISTGALSDLEKVTKQAYAMVSVYGLNKRIGNRSYYDSSGESNFTKPYSEETAKIIDEEASKIIERAYDRAKELLTTNKDKLTTLANKLLEKEVIFKEDLVEIMGKRPFEAETSELESSAEILSDTSAPTADLPESTNTSGTDSATEEEPKND encoded by the coding sequence ATGTCAACAGAACAAGACAAAAAAACACCCGAAGGAAATCAGCCTAAAAAGCAGATGAACTTCTATTGGATTTACGCCGTGATTGGAGCGGTGTTAATCGCTATGCTCATGTTCAACAGTGGGTCAAATGGCGATGATATATCCTACGCAGAGTTCCGTGAACTCGCAGAAGACGGAAAAGTAAAACGCATCAACCAAACGGGTGAGCGCGTTTCGGTATTTCTCAAGCCAGAAGCTCGAGATAGCCTACAGAAATCAAAAGGTGAGGATCAATTCCTTCAACGCATTTACTCTGGTCCTGATTACAGCTTTTACATGCCTCCAGGTGATGAGTACGCGAAAGAGATCAAAGAACTCCAGCGTAGTCAGAACTTTGAATTGGTATACCAGCCAGTCAATGACCTAGGTCAGCAGATTTTCACTTGGGTCATCTTCCTAGGTATTTTGATCTTCGTTTGGATAATCCTCATGCGTCGCCTCGGTGGAGGTGGAGCTGGCGGAGGCCAAATCTTCAACATTGGAAAATCGAAAGCCCAACTCTTTGAGAAAGGCAAAGGAACCAACGTGAACTTCAAGGATGTTGCGGGGCTTGACGGCGCGAAAGAAGAAGTTCAGGAGATCGTTGAATTCCTCAAGAACCCAAAGAAATACACTGAACTTGGAGCGAAGATTCCAAAAGGAGCACTACTTGTAGGACCTCCGGGAACGGGTAAAACGCTCTTGGCAAAAGCCGTTGCAGGTGAAGCACAAGTACCATTCTTCTCGTTGAGTGGTTCTGACTTCGTAGAGATGTTTGTTGGGGTAGGTGCCAGCCGTGTACGTGACCTCTTCAAGCAAGCGAAAGAGAAAGCACCAGCCATCATCTTCATTGATGAGATTGATGCGATTGGACGAGCACGTGGTAAGAATGTAAATCTCGGTTCGAATGACGAGCGTGAGAATACTTTGAACCAGCTGTTGACTGAAATGGATGGTTTTGGAACGAACTCTGGTGTTATCATTCTCGCAGCAACAAACCGTGCAGATATCCTTGACAAGGCCTTGATGCGTGCCGGACGATTCGATCGTCAGATCTACGTAGATATGCCAGACTTGAATGAGCGTAAAGCCATCTTCGAAGTACACCTTCGTCCGATCAAGGCGGATACCTCAATCGACGTTGACTTCTTGGCACGTCAAACACCAGGATTCTCGGGTGCGGATATCGCAAACATCTGTAACGAGGCGGCATTGATTGCAGCTCGTAAGAATCGCGATCTCGTTACACGCCAAGACTTCTTGGATGCTGTTGATCGTGTCATCGGTGGACTAGAAAAGAAGAACAAGATTATCTCTCCTCGCGAGAAGGAAACTATTGCATTCCACGAAGCAGGCCACGCGACCGTAAGCTGGTTGTTGGAACATGCCTCACCGCTTGTAAAGGTGACAATCGTACCACGTGGACAAAGCCTAGGTGCAGCTTGGTACCTTCCCGAGGAACGTTCGATTACCACAACTGAGCAGATCTTTGACGAGATGTGTGCAGCTCTTGGTGGACGAGCAGCAGAGGAAATCACTTTCGGGAAGATCAGTACTGGTGCGTTGAGTGACCTTGAAAAGGTGACAAAGCAAGCCTACGCCATGGTTTCTGTATACGGTTTGAACAAGCGTATCGGTAACCGTAGCTACTACGATTCATCAGGTGAGTCGAACTTCACGAAGCCATACAGCGAAGAGACAGCAAAGATTATTGATGAGGAAGCAAGCAAGATTATCGAGCGAGCATACGATCGCGCGAAGGAGTTGCTGACGACCAACAAAGACAAGTTGACAACACTCGCTAACAAGTTGCTTGAGAAAGAAGTCATCTTTAAGGAAGACCTTGTAGAGATTATGGGGAAACGTCCTTTCGAAGCTGAAACAAGTGAGCTTGAATCGTCTGCAGAAATCTTATCAGATACTTCTGCGCCAACAGCTGATTTGCCAGAATCAACCAATACGTCAGGCACGGATTCTGCTACAGAAGAAGAGCCAAAGAACGATTGA
- the rsfS gene encoding ribosome silencing factor — protein MKKIKQASSEHLLEVVVNAIQEVKGEEIRSLDLRNIPNSVADFFVVCHGNSNTQVQAIANRVEKDTIEAFNDRPWHTEGVRNAEWILMDYSNIVVHVFYKEAREFYALEELWADAEVKEYEYEV, from the coding sequence ATGAAGAAAATTAAACAAGCGTCGTCAGAACATTTACTCGAAGTGGTAGTTAATGCCATACAAGAGGTGAAAGGCGAGGAGATTAGAAGCCTGGATCTAAGAAATATTCCAAACTCAGTAGCAGACTTTTTTGTGGTCTGTCACGGTAACTCGAATACACAAGTCCAAGCGATCGCCAACCGAGTAGAAAAAGACACGATCGAAGCATTCAATGACCGTCCTTGGCACACAGAAGGTGTCCGCAACGCAGAATGGATTCTGATGGATTACTCCAACATCGTGGTGCATGTTTTCTACAAAGAAGCACGTGAGTTCTACGCTCTTGAAGAACTCTGGGCAGATGCTGAGGTAAAGGAGTACGAATACGAGGTTTAA